From the genome of Procambarus clarkii isolate CNS0578487 chromosome 83, FALCON_Pclarkii_2.0, whole genome shotgun sequence, one region includes:
- the LOC123749674 gene encoding uncharacterized protein — MLTQIQRQIRRHPTAGVVVTLFLWWTVTSFIAFSLRSNWDSDSGVSEELSHLGRGGEEVLSLRHREQARTRKVSRKTRHNKENGRSTRRHSSLQAIEKPKDTVNNLHTEKELRSEHENLEAYVIPTESRKRYVFADKQKFKQESLLNFNVKNNSENGGSFEGSRRHLLSKTDSDSNSLSAVSHDSASKDDVLTKFEKHYLEKGNIEPVFDKTFVATVCESSQPPHSYHISISSQMDHMKIMLKSLVISSKSAFKVILVTDTQDIYDLVLNQLKDWPARYRSRLLFQRAVAWSPLFESNFQEERRSSCQWSKLFLVESLPHEQDVVIYIDQNTVFVAPAEYMWEVQMEPLDQKRIGYSSVVAENDAPVVMNLTTLRAFIGPHGNFTLTALHFIKTRPKLDGRETIKMLLMDYREMFQVLGGCWRHDPGSCSYGEDAASIDLFQDHDINSDTRHVNITFQILYEIVLGFDLNASVAPFTTLLQQALLRLKTEASSSSSSSSSRPPKLTPALLNSTSHFDV, encoded by the exons ATGTTGACGCAGATTCAGAGACAAATAAGAAGGCACCCAACTGCTGGAGTGGTGGTCACACTCTTCCTCTGGTGGACCGTAACGAGCTTCATCGCCTTCTCCCTCAGGAGCAACTGGGACAGCGACAGTGGTGTGAGTGAAGAGTTATCACATCTGGGACGTGGAGGAGAGGAAGTGCTCTCTCTGAGACATAGAGAGCAGGCGAGGACAAGGAAAGTCTCAAGAAAGACGAGgcacaacaaagaaaatgggcgtTCCACAAGACGTCATTCTTCTTTACAAGCCATAGAGAAGCCGAAGGATACCGTAAATAATCTCCATACTGAAAAAGAGTTACGCAGTGAGCATGAAAACCTCGAGGCATATGTTATTCCAACTGAGTCGAGGAAGCGATATGTATTTGCGGATAAACAGAAGTTCAAGCAAGAAAGCTTGCTAAACTTTAATGTGAAGAACAATTCGGAGAACGGGGGAAGTTTTGAAGGGAGTAGAAGACATCTTCTAAGCAAAACAGACTCTGACTCTAACAGCTTGTCAGCTGTCAGTCATGATTCTGCGAGCAAAGATGACGTACTAACAAAATTCGAAAAGCATTATCTCGAGAAAGGAAATATTGAACCAGTTTTTGACAAGACTTTTGTAGCGACTGTATGTGAAAGCAGTCAACCGCCTCACAGTTACCATATCAGCATATCCAGTCAGATGGACCACATGAAAATAATGCTGAAATCACTCGTGATTTCCAGCAAGTCTGCCTTTAAAGTCATACTTGTCACTGACACTCAGGATATCTATGACCTCGTCCTCAATCAGCTCAAGGACTGGCCAGCCAG GTATCGATCCAGGCTACTGTTCCAGCGAGCGGTGGCTTGGAGTCCTCTTTTTGAGTCCAACTTCCAAGAAGAGCGGAGGAGCTCTTGCCAGTGGTCGAAGCTCTTCCTGGTGGAGTCGTTGCCGCATGAGCAGGATGTTGTGAtatacatagaccagaacaccgtGTTTGTGGCCCCGGCAGAGTACATGTGGGAGGTACAGATGGAACCGCTGGACCAGAAG CGTATTGGATACTCTTCCGTCGTGGCGGAGAATGATGCTCCGGTAGTTATGAATCTCACCACTCTGAGAGCGTTCATTGGCCCTCATGGGAACTTCACACTTACAGCACTTCACTTCATCAAGACGCGTCCAAAACTCGACGGACGG GAAACTATCAAAATGCTGTTGATGGATTACCGGGAGATGTTCCAAGTACttggtggatgctggagacatGATCCCGGAAGCTGTTCTTATGGTGAGGATGCTGCGAGTATCGACCTCTTCCAAGACCATGACATCAATTCAGACACAAGACACGTCAACATTACTTTCCAG ATTCTGTACGAGATCGTCCTCGGGTTTGACCTGAACGCTTCGGTAgcccccttcaccaccctcctccaGCAAGCGTTGCTTCGCTTGAAGACTGaagcatcctcttcctcctcatcgtCCTCTTCAAGACCACCCAAGCTAACACCTGCCCTCTTGaatagtacatcgcattttgacgtataa